A stretch of Parvimonas micra DNA encodes these proteins:
- the grpE gene encoding nucleotide exchange factor GrpE codes for MKEDKKEMEEELNEETTEEVEKKDLEQNSSNEVEEKLNSEIEELKNQLLRLQADFVNYKNRTEREKSNSIILANEGLILKLLPVLDNFNRAFTHVNIEDEAIKGFVMIKEQFESILKTEMVEEIESDGAVFDPNLHNAVMTESKDGVESGIVLETFEKGYKIKDKVIRPSMVKVSE; via the coding sequence TTGAAAGAAGATAAAAAGGAAATGGAAGAAGAGCTAAATGAAGAAACTACTGAAGAAGTAGAAAAAAAAGACTTAGAACAAAACTCTTCTAATGAAGTTGAAGAAAAATTAAATTCAGAAATTGAGGAATTAAAAAATCAACTTTTAAGACTTCAAGCTGATTTTGTAAATTATAAAAACAGAACAGAAAGAGAAAAGTCAAATTCTATTATCTTAGCAAATGAAGGTTTAATATTAAAATTGTTGCCTGTTTTGGATAATTTTAATAGAGCTTTTACTCATGTAAATATAGAAGATGAGGCGATTAAAGGTTTTGTTATGATTAAAGAACAGTTTGAGTCAATTTTGAAAACCGAAATGGTTGAGGAAATAGAAAGTGATGGTGCTGTTTTTGATCCAAATCTACATAATGCAGTTATGACTGAAAGTAAAGATGGAGTAGAAAGTGGCATTGTATTAGAAACATTTGAAAAAGGATATAAAATTAAAGATAAAGTAATAAGACCAAGTATGGTTAAAGTTAGTGAATAA
- the hrcA gene encoding heat-inducible transcriptional repressor HrcA, producing the protein MLDDRKLKILYAIIDSYISTSEPIGSRTISKQYDMGVSSATVRNEMSDLEELGFLNKAYSSSGRIPSDKAYRHYVNYLLSSHFDEISKNMYGIDILSKHINEKNKIFKESAKIISEVTECITATMITDYMDCSVKSIDVINISGNCYVLVLVFDNGKVINTVFDSKTELSGDILQDLIFYLKKYLINVKVSDLNERLEYLKLTFVSKIPFITEISDLIGKEISKNEKSSIELEGISNIFNFPEYRDLNKAKELIHFLEDKNELEDLFLSYSGDKIYVSIGSENNKDFLNENTIVATSYNLGDGSKGKIAVIGPTRMDYEKIISAMLSINDRIKDILK; encoded by the coding sequence ATGCTTGATGATAGAAAATTGAAGATTTTATATGCCATAATAGATAGTTATATCAGCACATCTGAGCCAATTGGTTCCCGAACGATTTCAAAACAATATGATATGGGAGTCAGTTCGGCAACGGTAAGAAATGAAATGAGTGACTTGGAAGAATTAGGATTTTTAAATAAAGCTTATTCATCTTCTGGTAGAATTCCATCAGATAAGGCTTATAGACATTATGTTAACTATTTGTTGTCTTCACATTTTGATGAGATTTCAAAAAATATGTATGGAATTGACATTTTATCAAAACATATTAATGAAAAAAATAAAATTTTTAAAGAATCCGCAAAGATAATTTCTGAGGTAACAGAATGTATCACAGCGACTATGATTACGGATTATATGGATTGCTCTGTTAAGAGTATTGATGTCATTAATATAAGCGGAAATTGTTATGTTTTGGTATTGGTTTTTGATAATGGAAAAGTTATAAATACAGTTTTTGATTCGAAAACAGAACTTAGTGGAGATATATTACAAGATTTGATATTTTACTTGAAGAAGTATTTGATAAATGTTAAAGTATCAGATTTAAATGAAAGACTAGAGTATTTGAAACTTACCTTTGTTTCAAAAATTCCTTTTATAACAGAAATTTCTGATTTAATTGGTAAAGAGATTTCAAAGAATGAAAAATCCAGTATTGAACTAGAAGGAATTTCTAATATATTTAATTTCCCAGAATATCGAGATTTAAATAAAGCTAAAGAACTTATTCATTTCTTAGAAGATAAAAATGAGCTTGAAGATTTATTCTTAAGTTACAGTGGAGATAAAATATATGTAAGTATAGGAAGTGAAAATAACAAAGACTTTTTAAATGAAAATACAATAGTTGCAACATCCTATAATCTTGGGGACGGTAGCAAAGGAAAGATTGCTGTTATTGGACCTACTAGGATGGATTATGAAAAAATAATATCAGCTATGTTAAGTATAAATGATAGAATTAAAGATATTTTAAAATGA
- a CDS encoding flavodoxin yields the protein MKVAVVYWSGTGNTEKMADCIAEGIENAGSEVEVIFCDDFGADMLNDYDLVAFGCPAMGDEVLEESSFEPMFEEVEEELNGRKIALFGSYEWNEGQKWMKDWKVRCEGVGAKIVAEPLCVYDCPTPEDEDDCVAFGEKIAKA from the coding sequence ATGAAAGTAGCAGTTGTATATTGGTCAGGTACAGGCAATACTGAAAAAATGGCTGATTGTATCGCCGAAGGTATTGAAAATGCAGGTTCTGAAGTAGAAGTAATCTTCTGTGACGATTTTGGCGCAGATATGTTAAATGATTATGATTTAGTTGCATTTGGTTGCCCAGCAATGGGAGATGAAGTTCTTGAAGAATCAAGCTTTGAACCAATGTTCGAAGAAGTTGAAGAAGAATTAAATGGAAGAAAAATTGCTTTATTCGGATCTTACGAATGGAATGAAGGACAAAAATGGATGAAAGACTGGAAGGTTAGATGTGAAGGAGTTGGAGCTAAAATTGTAGCTGAACCACTTTGCGTATATGATTGTCCTACACCAGAAGATGAAGATGATTGTGTAGCATTCGGAGAAAAGATTGCTAAAGCATAG
- a CDS encoding HAD family hydrolase, whose protein sequence is MGNIAAFFDIDGTIARESLMIEHFKRLIKYEILDESVWVDDVKQLYMEYVNRYGAYDAYIEALSEKYRSDLRGFDIRYNKFIAEQSIKKVFERVYVFSRNQLEFHKANGHLIFFISGSPDFLVKEMAEKYDVTEFRATKYLFDENGKFTGEIVPMWHSEGKDEVCNEIIEKYNIDVEKSYAYGDTTGDLSMLRRFGNAYTINPSNKLLQRIKNDEELSKKVNIIVERKDVIYKLKADVTTL, encoded by the coding sequence ATGGGTAATATAGCCGCATTTTTTGACATTGACGGAACTATTGCAAGAGAATCACTTATGATTGAACATTTCAAAAGACTTATAAAGTATGAAATTTTGGATGAAAGTGTTTGGGTTGATGATGTAAAACAATTATATATGGAATATGTTAATAGATATGGGGCGTATGACGCCTATATTGAAGCACTTTCTGAAAAATATAGAAGTGATTTAAGAGGTTTTGATATAAGATATAACAAATTTATTGCAGAACAATCTATAAAAAAAGTATTTGAAAGAGTTTATGTCTTCTCAAGAAATCAGTTAGAATTTCATAAAGCTAATGGGCATTTAATATTTTTTATTTCAGGAAGTCCTGATTTTTTGGTTAAAGAAATGGCTGAAAAATATGATGTTACAGAATTTAGAGCAACAAAATATTTGTTTGATGAAAATGGTAAGTTTACTGGGGAAATTGTACCTATGTGGCATAGCGAGGGAAAAGATGAAGTATGTAATGAGATTATAGAAAAATATAATATAGATGTTGAGAAATCTTATGCATATGGAGATACAACTGGAGATTTATCAATGCTTAGAAGATTTGGTAATGCTTATACAATAAATCCTTCAAATAAATTATTACAAAGAATAAAAAATGATGAAGAACTTTCAAAAAAAGTGAATATAATTGTAGAGAGAAAAGATGTTATTTATAAATTAAAGGCAGATGTAACAACTTTATAA
- a CDS encoding class IV adenylate cyclase, translating to MEKELEVKILNIDVEEVKAKLENLGAKFLKSENQENIRLTSSKFDYIPKGSFLRIRKFLDKNGKEINSELTYKEHKENKLLKEFNEYNVSLENSEDMLKILNFLGYDKLDIEKKFRTSYKLKNAHIDIDIWDKEVYPDPYMEIEVSNYGDLCEVLNLLEISEGDVCLKSLPELKEELKSRS from the coding sequence ATGGAGAAAGAGTTAGAAGTTAAAATTTTAAATATAGATGTTGAAGAAGTTAAAGCCAAATTGGAAAATTTAGGGGCAAAATTTTTGAAAAGTGAAAATCAAGAAAATATAAGGCTTACATCTTCAAAATTTGATTATATTCCCAAGGGAAGTTTTTTGAGAATTCGAAAATTTTTAGATAAAAATGGAAAAGAAATTAATTCAGAGTTAACATATAAAGAGCATAAAGAAAATAAGTTGTTAAAGGAATTTAATGAATATAATGTTTCTTTAGAAAATAGTGAAGATATGCTAAAAATTTTAAATTTTTTAGGATATGATAAACTTGATATAGAGAAAAAATTTAGAACATCATATAAATTAAAAAATGCTCATATTGACATTGACATATGGGATAAAGAAGTTTATCCTGATCCATATATGGAAATTGAAGTTTCGAATTATGGTGATTTGTGTGAAGTTTTAAATTTATTAGAAATAAGTGAAGGTGATGTTTGTCTTAAATCTTTGCCTGAACTTAAAGAAGAATTAAAAAGTAGGAGTTAA